CCTCGACCGTCTGCGTGTAGCCGGCAAGCGTCACGATGCGCTCGGGCGCGATGCGGTCCTCCTGCCCAAGGGCCAGCAGCACCTTCTTCTCCTGCGTCGAAAGCTCGAGATCCCGGGGCTCCATCGGTCAGTCCTCCCGCACGACGGAGGCAAGCGTCTTGTCGTCGATGGCGTCGCGGCGCTCCTTGTGCTCCTTGAGGAAGGCCACCACGCGGTCGGCGGCGATGCCCTTGCAGGGGCCGCACAGGCGCGCGCCCGTGACGCATTTCTCGTGCTTCTCGGCAAGATCGGCCTCGTCGGGCGCGAGGTGGTAGGTGTACATCTCGGCGACCACGCACTTGTCCCATTCGGCGCCAAGGCGCCTCTGCTCCTCCGCCGTGGCCCGCCCGCCGGTCTTGGCGCCCATGACCTTCTTCCGCGCCGTCGCCTCGTCGTCGGTGAGGAAAACGCTCGTCTCCGGGCGGCTGGACGACATCTTGTCGCCCGTGAGACCCGTCATGAAACGATGGTAGGTCGCCGACGGCGCGAGGAAGCCAAACGCCCCGGCGGCCGATTCGAGCTTGGCGAGCACGAGGTCCACGTCCGTCACGTCGTCCGGCGCCGCGTGCGGAAGGTACAGCGCCTTGTAGGCGACGTTCTCCTTCGAGTCGGCAAAGCCCGCCTTCGACAGGGCCTGGCGCGCGGCCTTCAGGCGCCCGGGCACGTCGTCGTCGGGACCCACGAAGACGCCAAGGCCGCCCTCCTTCACGAGCTTCACCGAGTACACGCGCGTGGCGTCGGCGAGGTCGCGCGTGAGGCGAAGGTGCGGATCCTGGTCCACGCCGACGGGCACGAGGACGGGGCGAGGACCCCCGTACCGCGGCAGCTGTACGTGCAGGATGTCGCCCACCTGGACAAGGGGCGCAAGCGCGTGCCCCATGTTCGTCTCGCCCTCGAACCCGTAGATGGCCTGCATGGTCGTCCAGTTGACCTTGCGGCCCACCTTCCAGGCGAGATCCTTCACGGCCGCGCGGCGGGACTGGAAGTACACTTGGGCCCGCTCGGGGTCGAGCCCGAGGGCAAGGTAGTTGCGGACGTATTGGTCGATGGCGATCTCGCGCGCCCGCTCGAGGCTCATCCCGCGCGTAGCGTACGCCTCGATGTCGGCGACGGCAAGCGTCACGTCGGCGCCAAGCTCCTGGTATGCCCGCACCTGGTCCATGACCATCTTGTGGCCGAGGTGGAAGTTGCCGCTTGGCATGAGGCCCGTGAGAAGCGCCCACGGCTGCCCGCGCTCGATGGCGCGCTCGATGCGGTCGAAGCCCCGGTGGCCGAAGACGACCCCTCGCGAAAGCAGCGGCGAGCGGACGCCGCGGGCCGCGATGCGCGGACCCGCGTCGAAAGGCTCGATGCCAAACTCGTCGCGGAGCCGCGCGTAGTCCGCGTACTGGCGGCTTGCCCACGGGTCGATTCGCATCGGCTCGCCCAAACGCCGGGCCGGTATAAAGGGAATCCTACTTCGCGGCCGTGGCGAGGAGCTTTGCGAACTCGGCGACGAACGCCTCGTCGTCGGGTCCAAAGGCGCCGGGGCGGTCGCTGTCGACGTCGATCTCGCCGACGACCTTCCCGTCAAGGAAGATGGGGACTACAAGCTCGCTTCGGGTCGAAAGGAAACATGCAAGGTAGCCGGGATCGGCGTTCACGTCGGGGACGTTCACGGTCTTGCCCGTGCGCGCTGCAAGGCCGCAGATGCCTTGTCCGATTGGGATGCGCGTGTGCTCGGTGGCTTGCGGGCCGTCCCACCCGGACAGGACGAGCTCCTGCCCTTCAACCATGTAGACGCCCACCCAGTTGTAATGGGGGAACGTCGTGCGCAGCACGCGG
The sequence above is drawn from the Candidatus Thermoplasmatota archaeon genome and encodes:
- a CDS encoding tryptophan--tRNA ligase; the encoded protein is MRIDPWASRQYADYARLRDEFGIEPFDAGPRIAARGVRSPLLSRGVVFGHRGFDRIERAIERGQPWALLTGLMPSGNFHLGHKMVMDQVRAYQELGADVTLAVADIEAYATRGMSLERAREIAIDQYVRNYLALGLDPERAQVYFQSRRAAVKDLAWKVGRKVNWTTMQAIYGFEGETNMGHALAPLVQVGDILHVQLPRYGGPRPVLVPVGVDQDPHLRLTRDLADATRVYSVKLVKEGGLGVFVGPDDDVPGRLKAARQALSKAGFADSKENVAYKALYLPHAAPDDVTDVDLVLAKLESAAGAFGFLAPSATYHRFMTGLTGDKMSSSRPETSVFLTDDEATARKKVMGAKTGGRATAEEQRRLGAEWDKCVVAEMYTYHLAPDEADLAEKHEKCVTGARLCGPCKGIAADRVVAFLKEHKERRDAIDDKTLASVVRED
- a CDS encoding GAF domain-containing protein, giving the protein MEPTAKPARLDPKARQQALAVLRDAIEDTPDFQDVTIEACRVLRTTFPHYNWVGVYMVEGQELVLSGWDGPQATEHTRIPIGQGICGLAARTGKTVNVPDVNADPGYLACFLSTRSELVVPIFLDGKVVGEIDVDSDRPGAFGPDDEAFVAEFAKLLATAAK